In Bdellovibrionales bacterium, the following proteins share a genomic window:
- the hisH gene encoding imidazole glycerol phosphate synthase subunit HisH — protein MITIVDFGMGNLRSIQSKFDMMKIQNKIVSKSEDLADATKIILPGVGHFRAGINNLRSQDLIEPLSCKVMEEKVPILGICLGMQLLAEYSEEGDCAGLGWINGNIRRFSFEMDPQSPRVPHVGWNQVQWKRESILMKDIPEEKRFYFTHSFYFETFDENLILATTNHGITFTSAISSNNIYGTQFHPEKSHLTGLKILENFARRT, from the coding sequence GTGATAACAATTGTTGATTTCGGAATGGGTAATTTGCGCTCAATTCAGAGCAAATTCGACATGATGAAAATACAAAATAAAATAGTAAGCAAATCCGAGGATCTCGCAGACGCAACAAAGATCATTTTGCCCGGCGTTGGGCATTTTAGGGCAGGAATAAACAATCTTAGAAGTCAGGACCTAATAGAGCCACTGAGTTGCAAGGTGATGGAAGAAAAAGTACCAATCTTGGGAATTTGTTTGGGAATGCAACTATTAGCTGAATATTCTGAAGAGGGAGATTGCGCGGGACTAGGTTGGATCAATGGAAATATTCGACGATTTTCTTTTGAAATGGATCCACAGTCTCCCCGAGTGCCTCATGTTGGCTGGAATCAAGTCCAATGGAAAAGGGAATCCATCCTTATGAAGGATATACCCGAGGAAAAGCGCTTCTATTTTACTCATTCCTTTTATTTTGAGACCTTTGATGAAAATTTGATTCTTGCGACCACGAACCACGGGATTACCTTCACTAGCGCTATTTCCTCAAATAATATTTACGGAACACAGTTTCATCCCGAGAAAAGCCATTTGACTGGGCTTAAGATCCTAGAGAACTTTGCGAGGCGAACTTAG